The Ranitomeya imitator isolate aRanImi1 chromosome 3, aRanImi1.pri, whole genome shotgun sequence genome has a window encoding:
- the HMGN2 gene encoding non-histone chromosomal protein HMG-17, translated as MPKRKADGDSKVEKSKRDEPQRRSARLSAKPAPPKAEPKPKKPPAPKKADKAPKGKKGKADSGKDASNASENGDAKSDQAQKAESSGDAK; from the exons ATGCCCAAAAGAAAG GCTGATGGAGACTCCAAAGTAGAGAAGAGCAAAAGAGATGAG CCACAGAGACGATCTGCTCGTTTATCTGCA AAACCTGCCCCTCCAAAGGCAGAGCCAAAACCCAAAAAGCCACCAGCACCAAAG AAAGCTGACAAAGCTCCCAAAGGCAAAAAAGGAAAGGCAGATTCTGGAAAAGATGCCAGCAATGCTTCAGAAAATGGAGACGCAAAGTCAGATCAG GCACAAAAAGCTGAATCGTCTGGAGATGCCAAGTGA